GAAAACGTGAGGCATGTTGGCAGCGTATGCGCCGTGCGCCGCCGGCGTACGAATGAGTATGCGCACACAAATAAAAATTATCAGGATCACCGGCATCAACGCCCActacaagccccccccccccccccccccctagaccgcggagaaaggaaaaaaacaaacaagcaaatgtGCGTGTTAGTTCATGAGGTGAGCCTGTTTCACGCGGTCGAGAGAAACGACGTCCTTTCTGTCGCGAACACGAATGGTCACAGTTTTGTGCGACCGCGACAGCACACGGAAGGGCCCGTCGTACGCAGGAGTCAACAGCGCTTTCACTGTGTCCCGTCGCACGAACACAATGGTTGCCACATTCATGTCTGGGAAGGAAAACACTCTTTGATTGCGGCTGACGAGTGGCGCGTTGGATTGTAGGTGCTCCAACCAGGAATGTAGCCTTTCCAATGTTCTGAAGGTGTCGGCGTAGGGCTTGGTTTCTCACCAAAGAATTCTCCCGGCAGTCGGATTGTAGAGCCGTACAACATTCCTGATGCACAAAATCCaaggtctttttttttatcgcggaCGCAGGCCCAGAAGAACGAGAGGGAGCTTCTCCACCCAGTGCTCTCTATCCAATTTGGCCGTTAAAGATGCCTTCAGTTGGCGGTGTAGACGCTCAACCATTCCATTGCTCgctgggtggtaagccgtcgtgtaCTGGAGTCGCGTTCCTAGAAGCTTTGCCAGCGTAGAGAATAGGTTGCTCTGGAATTGTCGGCGGCGATCAGTCGTTATGCGCAGTGGGCAGCCATAGCGTGAAACCCATGTGGCCACAAACACCTGTGCGACGGTCCCAGCTGCGATGTCCAGAATCGGCGTCGCCTCAGGCCGTGAGAAGCGGTCGACACATGTGAGCAGGTATCTGTAACCCTGGGAAAGAGGAAGAGGTCCTACCAAGTCTAAGTGAACGTGGTCGAAACGACACTCTGGTGGCCGAAATGCTTGGAGTGCTGTGCGCGTGTGACGAGTCACCTTGACTGCTTGACATGTTAGGCACGTCTTGGCTCAGCGTCGAATGTCGGCGTTAATTCCCGGCCACACAAAGCGGTCCGTGACGAGCCTCTGCGTCGCGCGGATTCCTGGGTGGCTGAGGTCGTGAAGGCTGTCAAACACTGCACGCCGAAACTGGACGGGGACGAAGGGTCTTGGAGCTTTCTGCGATGTGTTTCATGTGACCATAGTCGTTGTGTATGGTAGTGGGATGTCTGCAAGCACAAGTGACAGTGGATTCTGCCGCATATCGATTTGATCTGGGTCTTCCTGCTGTGCGGCGGCTAATGCCTCAAAGTCGACGGACGCGGAAACGGTGTCGAtacgggaaagtgcgtcggctgCTTTATTTTCGGTCCCCGCTATGTAGCGGATGTCCGTGGAAAATTTCCGCGGATGTCCGCGGAAATGAAAGAAAGTTGGCGCAGTTCCGTTTCTGAATATGAGGAACTGTTGTTCTTGAACGCATATGTCAGCGGCTTGTGGTCCGTTAAAATGTGGAAAGTGCGACCTTCGAGGAAGAAAAGGAAATGCTTTACGGAGCAATAAATGACCAACATCTCTCTTCCAAAGGTGCTGTAGCGCACTTCCGCCTGTTTCAGACGTTTCGAAATAAAACCTATCGGTTTCCAGTCCTTGCCGTCGTATTGTTGCAACACTGCTCCCACTGCCGTCGTTGAAGCGTCAACTATGAGCCGCGTTGGCGAGTCGGAAAGCGGGTGCATCAGAAGCGTTGCGGAGGCAAGCTGAGTTTTGGCGTCCTGGAAGGCTTTTTCGTGCTCCGCTGACCAGTGAAACTCGGGCGTTTTCTTGGAGTCCCGGCGCAGCAAGTCAGTTAGCGGCTGTAGAATGTGTGCACAGGATGGGATGAAGCGCCCTTGGAAGTTGATCAGCCCGAAAAACTCGCGCAACTTGCGGGAAGAGGTAGGCGTGGGAAATTCCATAACTGCTTGTACCCGTGATTCGAGCAGCAAGATCGCTTGCGCGGTGATTCGATGACCTAGAAAATCTAGTGCTTCAACACGAAACATACACTTTTGGGGCTTCAAAACCAGACCGTGCTCGTCAAGACGCTCGAAGAGGAGGCGCAGGTGATTTCCGTGCTCTTCCCGCGTTTTGCTGGCGACCAaaatgtcgtctaagtagacgAAGACAAAGAGCAGTCCGCGAGTGACCTCATTCATGAAACGCTGGAAATTGTGTGCCGCGTTCTTCAGTCCGTATGGCATACGAACAAATTCAAAGAGGCCGAAAGGTGTTGTTAAGGCCGTCTTTGGGATGTCGCTCGGCTCTACGGGAATCTGGTAATAAGCGGCCAACAGTTCCCGCTTGGTGAAGATGGTCGTTCCCATGAGGCGAGCGCTGAAATCATGGATTTGAGGCAGGGGATATTGTTCTGCCGTTGTCACAGCATTGAGTACCCGATAATCACCACAAGGCCGCCAGTCACCAGGCTCTTGTTTTAGCACCATGTGCAGCGCAGAAGACCAGTTGCTGGAAGAAGGTCGAATAATGCCGAGCTGGAGCATGTGGTCGAACTCACGGCGAGCGACTTCGTGTCTTTGTCCAGCGAGCCTCCTAGGTCTAGCGGTGACGGGCGGTCCGGTGGAGACAATGTGATGCGTCACCTTGTGCTTAATTGGCAGTTCGGTGTTCCGAGGTTTGGTGATTTCAGGGAATTCAGCCAGAATATTTTGGAAGTTTGACTCTGGGTTGAAAGTGCAAATGCCGCATGAGGACAGGTCAGACTTCAGTCCGagaacagcgagcgaagtgacgtTGTCCTTGAGATGACGATCGCGAACGCTAACGTCAAGATTGAAGTGGCTCCGAAAGTCCGCTCCCAGGATGGCAATTCTGACGTCGGCCACGACGGAGAGCGATCGATATGTGCGGCTGAGTCCGATGTCTATCGTCATTGACTGAACTCCATATGATGCAATAGCAGTATTATTGACTGCAATTAGACTGGAAATGGACTTGCCGCGTCGGCGATGTTGAGCAGTTTCTGGTAGGATAGAGAGCTCAGCTCCGGTATCGACAAGGAGGCGTGTGCCGGTGATGCGGTCGACAACGAAGAAGAGGTGGCTTGAGCGATGGCCGGTGTCGCACTCCGCCGTTAGCGACTGGCTGGTGCGTTTCACGCCCACGAGCATGGTACGTTGGGTGCAGCGAGTGGCTTGCTCTCTGAAACGGCGGTGGTGCCAGCAGACGCTCTGCTCTGCGTCGCTTGAGTGGCCGCAGTGCTGCAGGCTTCCAGCACGGGACGACGAACGATACCGTGCAGGACGGTGTTTGTTGGACAGGGCGAGGTTTTCGACTGCTGCAGTAAGTCGGTCAACTCTGTCCTCTAAGCGACCTAACCGGTCTGCATGTTCGGACATTCCCGCTGCAGCAATAGGCATTTTTGATCGCTCGGTGCAGTCGGCGATGCGGTCGGCGAGTTGAGCCAGACGCTCGAGAGCCACGTCGTCCGAGCCAGCGAGTATCATCCGTGTTGACTGTGGTAGTCTCTGCAAAAACAACTCGCGAAGCAATGGCTGTTGACGCTCCTCTGACGCTTGTTGGCCCAGCAGCTGACGCATTCGGTGGAGTAGTTGCGAGGGACGCTGGTTACCAAGCTCTTCATGAGACAGGAGTTGTTGAAGCCTGCTCTGTTCGGACACCTCAAGACGTTTCAGGACGGTGCTCTTTAGTTCGTCGTAGGCCTTCTCCGATGGAGTGGAGGCGAGCACATCGTCTATGGCGTCAGCGATGTCAGGTAGCAGTGCTGCAATGACGTGGAGGTATTTCGACTCCTGCGATTTGATGCGGCGAAGCTGGAAGCGGGCGTCGACTTGGCTGAACCACACACTGGGGTTTTTGGGCCAGAAATGAGGAAGCGTTAACTCCGAGGCGTTGGTTGTGGATGAGCTTGAAGTGCCTTCCTCGTCTGAAATGGCTGCTGTTTTTCCAACGTCGTGGGTCACCACTTTGTAGCGTACTCGCCCCAAGCGGGAGCGAAAAGAAGACGACTACACTCCTTGAAGTTTGGGACAAGAACTAGTTTATTTGTCAAGAAAAACATGCTTCGAAAACGGTAACGCAAAGGGGCGTGTTGGCTGCGTATCTCCCGCTGCGCGCCGGAGTTAATGTGAGGCATGTTGGTACGAATTGGTATGCGCACACAAATAAAAATTATCACGATCACCGGCATCAACGCCCGCTACACTTCCTTCCTTTCCTTATCAAGGCATTTAGAAGAAGTACGCAGATAGATATCGGCCTATAATTTGATAGCTAGTTTCTGTCGCCACATTTGTAAAGCGCTGTTAACTTGGCTATTTGCATGCGCCGAGGAAATATACCCTTCGCCAACCAAAAATTGTACAAGTGCTCTAAGAAAGGGCAGATAAGGTCTAGAACATGCTTTGCTGGGCGAATCTGCAAATCATAGATATCGCAATTTTTGCTATTTCGAAGCTAAGAAACTTGCTGTAGATTTTATGAGTGTTAGTGGGGCTTGGAAGCGCACTTTCGACGACTTTTTATTTTACTTATTCTGTGCAACGAGGATCGTAGGAACTATTCACCAGCGACACCAAATAATTGTTAAACGCATCAGCCAATGCCGTGCCTGATGTCGGCTCATTATTTATTTCTAACTCTTCTGCATTCTCTGCCTGATTGTTTACACGAAGTAAATTGTTTAATTTTTTCCAGGTGATATCGGTTCGCATTCTCGTTTGGACATTAAATAATTTCTTGTTTTTGCTACCCTTAGCAAAATTTAGATTTATTCCAGAATTTTTTTAACTCTGCTAAATCTGTTACGTCTCTTGCGCCTAGGAATGGCTTGAAAAGAACATCTTTTTGTTTGAACAACTTCAAAGTACTGTCAATAATCCAAGGTTTCCTTGCTTTTCtggctttttttgttttgcgtTGAAATTACTTTCCGTAAGCACTCTGAAAAACCGATAAAAAATAACTCATACGCTTTTTCAGTCTTTTTCGTTATACACGTCTAGACAGTTTATGCGCAATATTTCGTGGCGAAATTTCTCAAGTGTGAATGGCTTAATATCCTGAAATGTGAAGTGTTCATATTCAGAAAGGCACGATGGCAACACAGGTGAATTAACAAGTAGAAAGATAGGTAAGTGGTCTCCGACGTGAGCAGTGATGACACCTTATTCAATGTTTTGCGTGTCAAAATTCGTAATGAAAACATCGAGTAAACTTTCGTAGTTACCTTGCATACGAGTAGGAGCAATAATTGTAAAAATGCAAGCATTTGATTAAAGTACCCGCAATGTGCCTCTGCGAAGTGGGATATCGTGCAACATGTTAATATTAGTATCGCCACCCAAAACTAAACTGTAGTCGTTATCGTTGACCCAGGAGAGCAGATTCTCGATGTATTTAAGAAAAGTAACCACATTCCCTCCCGGTGGGCGATATACCAGAGAAAAAATGCGGCGACCTTGAAGAACAGTCAAAATTTTAAAGTCAGCAGTAATTTGAGTAACGTCTCAACAGTACGCAATGCAAGTTAGTCCTAGTCAGCACCAGAACACCACCGCCGTTTTTTTAATCGATTCAGATAATGAGAGACATTGTCTGATATCTACAATGCTTCTTCGTTGCGGAACCATGCATCGCACAGCATGACagtgtcaaagaaaaaaaaaaccaaaagaaGACAGCAACGCGTTGAGATGATCGTCCTTACTGCGTGCAGATTGCGGTTTAGACGTCGAAAGGACGTGCACTCATTTCTCTTAGAAAATATTTTACCAACGTTGATTGGTGGGAACAGTCTTCCAGCCATGTATAACTGCTGCAGTAAGGACGACGTCCGATGCACACTTGCAAGCTTTTACTCCATTTCCTCAAGGTCCTCAACTGCAGATATGCGTAGTGCACGTGACATGTCAGACTTCCGCGCGAAAACGTTACCATCCCGATTCTATGCATACTTCCATTGCTTGTCTTTTTTTCGCCCAACGACTTTCCTAAGGAGCTACTTTACTGTTGGGCACAGGTGCCTCGCTCCCGAAAATGTAAGCATGACCAGACTGACCCAGATCAGTTGCGGATATACGTTTTCGCGCCTTTTCAATGAGCCCATCACGCTTTGAACGTGAACGAAACTGAAAGGCAATATTCGGACATCCACCGTTCTTCCGCAGTACACGGTGACAAACTTCGACGCGGTACACTGCGACAAAAATGCTTCATAGATAGGCTCATAAACCAAACCGCCGAGCTTCGCTACAACtgcaaaatatttttgtttttagTGAATGGCATGCCTTTAATTTCAAAGAGTCTGTTTGTTGAGTACTGTACCTGGGTTGTCACCTTCTCTTCAAGGCCAGACACTTGCTGTCCAAGTTCCGGACATTTGGCTGCCAAGGCAGTGTTTTCCTTTTTTAAGgaagcgttttcttttcttcaatTGCCGCACAGCGTGTCGCCATTGTATCAAACTGGGTGCTGAAGAAATCAATAGAGTGCTTATTGTCTTTGAATTCCTTTCGGAGTCATTTTTCAATAGCGCTTCGCATGTCACGCATTTCCTACCTAATTCCTTTTAGGAACTTGGTTAGTTCAGGCATCACTTTAGTAACGGACATTTACGCTTCACATTTGGCAGTAGTGACGGAGTAGGTAAGAAAAAGGAACATACAAGATTCCGCACAAACCGGTTTGTAGGACGATCAAAGTAAGTAAATATGTCGGCTCCGCctccgctgctgccaaaatgccGGTCAGGTAGAAGATGCAACTCCTCTATAGCCAGGGTCAGTGCCAGTCGAAGGTCACGGGGCGCTGATGTCACTCGGAAAGCTACGTAAACTGTAAGTGCGCATGCCACCCAACTGAAGACGGTATCATGGCAAAACGGGAACAATCCCGCGCAGACGCAGCCGTGAGGCCCCCAAGTGGCAGTCGACGTCGTTGCACttcgaagcaggcaaaacctaTGTGAAGGACGATCAAAGTAAGTAAATATGTCGGCTccaccgccgctgctgccaacgTTGCATACTACACTGGCAACATCGTTGACAGTGTagtgggcgctataacgtaaaatgattccaaactgttttgattccaatttctgcaattagcctccacgattggtaaaACACTTTCGGGCTACTCCCAATTTCCCCTGTCTGTCTgacacgcgacgtcacgaaaaccgcgatagctccccttctgatataacgtgtacacactgattatgcatgattaaaccgcacaaaagaaaaatagtcattcctgattcgacgccttctCACCATTAGCCCTGTGCTATTGGGCCAATGTTTTCTGGTTAgcacacttcgcctgtctgtcacgtgacctcagaaaaccgcgaaaactcaccacgtcaaagtgacgtgtacgcgaaaaaaatgcattattatgccgaacgaAACTGGAAAATTTTCCGAATAGCCACACACTGCCctattccgaaaggaatagaagatggcggcccgccgatcgctcaggccctcgctactcgcacctgccggtgagcatgtatttatttgcgcatgataaacctttttgcttGGCAGTAAAAGGTtctcgagccctttcggcatgcatacgacatctctctgccaactcttccttgctgaggatccgttttagccacattcttatccttccgttgcacgccgccgcgattttcgaccagccaccgcaagctatgtaaggcgaagcggaccaatcggagaagccggcaccaccctttgcatgtggttatctattttcactgtgctggctcggccccatcgaaaccctctatactagagcgtgctcctcgtctcttgtcagccaattagattaGAAAAACCGCTGattgtagacaatgttattggttttgaaagcgaacaaaggtgaacaaggagagtgtttgattgagttgttcagagaatgctgcgggtcaccgcctggtgcttgcgccggtggttacgtagatttgacgtcaggagtttggaatcaaaacagtttggaagcgttttacgtt
The DNA window shown above is from Dermacentor silvarum isolate Dsil-2018 chromosome 1, BIME_Dsil_1.4, whole genome shotgun sequence and carries:
- the LOC125943898 gene encoding uncharacterized protein LOC125943898; amino-acid sequence: MLGSSAAAVITFDGQHVPYYVTYQSGDYRCKPYRKSVQYCRTCGGIRHRQDICPQPRATFCYTCRRDGVTEEHDCHLKCKICGGDHETAGKECKKKLRKNPPPYQLRRIKSQESKYLHVIAALLPDIADAIDDVLASTPSEKAYDELKSTVLKRLEVSEQSRLQQLLSHEELGNQRPSQLLHRMRQLLGQQASEERQQPLLRELFLQRLPQSTRMILAGSDDVALERLAQLADRIADCTERSKMPIAAAGMSEHADRLGRLEDRVDRLTAAVENLALSNKHRPARYRSSSRAGSLQHCGHSSDAEQSVCWHHRRFREQATRCTQRTMLVGVKRTSQSLTAECDTGHRSSHLFFVVDRITGTRLLVDTGAELSILPETAQHRRRGKSISSLIAVNNTAIASYGVQSMTIDIGLSRTYRSLSVVADVRIAILGADFRSHFNLDVSVRDRHLKDNVTSLAVLGLKSDLSSCGICTFNPESNFQNILAEFPEITKPRNTELPIKHKVTHHIVSTGPPVTARPRRLAGQRHEVARREFDHMLQLGIIRPSSSNWSSALHMVLKQEPGDWRPCGDYRVLNAVTTAEQYPLPQIHDFSARLMGTTIFTKRELLAAYYQIPVEPSDIPKTALTTPFGLFEFVRMPYGLKNAAHNFQRFMNEVTRGLLFVFVYLDDILVASKTREEHGNHLRLLFERLDEHGLVLKPQKCMFRVEALDFLGHRITAQAILLLESRVQAVMEFPTPTSSRKLREFFGLINFQGRFIPSCAHILQPLTDLLRRDSKKTPEFHWSAEHEKAFQDAKTQLASATLLMHPLSDSPTRLIVDASTTAVGAVLQQYDGKDWKPIGFISKRLKQAEGYRYLLTCVDRFSRPEATPILDIAAGTVAQVFVATWVSRYGCPLRITTDRRRQFQSNLFSTLAKLLGTRLQYTTAYHPASNGMVERLHRQLKASLTAKLDREHWVEKLPLVLLGLRPR